One genomic region from Melioribacteraceae bacterium encodes:
- a CDS encoding ATP cone domain-containing protein — protein sequence MSKFKYVIKRTGAVVPFNPDRIANVIYRAAVSVGGRDKEKAAELAKKVIDSMEEKFEEGYKPHVEEIQDIIEKILIENGHAKVAKEFILYREEAARRRREDSRHFSKPNEVVPWKKVWRSLDWAISHGLHTVESTNERIRRGEFPYIVHEAESFYETQLDTAAELIKERSGELKMVMVSGPSSSGKTTTTLKLEQRLNKMGMSFVPLIVDNYFFDLELHPKDEFGDYDFETPQALDLEMINDHLKRLAAGEEVKIPYYDFKSGKRFPDRTPLQIHDHEVLLIDSLHGLYPQFSQEIPGSQKFKLYLEPLLQMKMPDGQYIRWTDLRLIRRMLRDSVHRAYNPEQTLLHWHYVRSSEKRNILPYCNTADYIINTSMPFEVPIYRPKLIEHFKEWEKKYEGDPLREDAYVRASRTRKMLEAIEPVEDDSPIPGDSVLREFIGGSTLNYH from the coding sequence ATGTCCAAATTTAAATATGTAATTAAAAGGACTGGCGCGGTTGTACCTTTTAATCCCGATAGAATTGCAAATGTAATTTACCGTGCGGCTGTTTCTGTCGGCGGACGCGATAAAGAAAAAGCTGCTGAACTTGCCAAAAAAGTTATCGATAGTATGGAAGAGAAGTTCGAGGAGGGATATAAACCGCACGTGGAAGAAATTCAGGATATAATTGAAAAAATACTGATTGAGAACGGTCACGCTAAAGTTGCAAAGGAATTTATTTTATATAGAGAAGAAGCTGCGCGAAGAAGAAGAGAAGACTCGCGTCATTTTTCGAAACCCAATGAAGTGGTCCCGTGGAAGAAAGTCTGGCGTTCGCTTGACTGGGCCATTTCACATGGGCTTCACACTGTTGAATCTACAAACGAGCGGATCAGAAGAGGTGAGTTCCCTTATATTGTTCATGAGGCGGAATCGTTTTACGAAACCCAGCTTGATACCGCCGCGGAACTTATAAAGGAGAGAAGCGGAGAGCTTAAAATGGTAATGGTTAGCGGTCCTTCATCTTCCGGGAAAACCACCACCACACTTAAACTGGAACAGCGCTTGAATAAAATGGGTATGAGCTTTGTTCCGCTTATTGTCGATAATTATTTCTTCGATCTCGAACTCCATCCGAAAGACGAATTCGGCGATTACGATTTCGAAACCCCGCAGGCACTCGATCTCGAAATGATTAACGATCATCTTAAACGGCTTGCGGCAGGCGAAGAAGTGAAAATACCTTATTACGATTTTAAGTCGGGTAAGAGATTCCCGGATAGAACTCCCCTGCAGATTCACGACCACGAGGTCCTGCTGATCGACAGTCTTCACGGATTATATCCGCAATTCAGTCAGGAGATCCCCGGTTCACAGAAATTCAAACTCTATCTCGAGCCGCTTCTTCAGATGAAAATGCCCGACGGGCAGTATATCCGCTGGACTGATCTCCGGTTAATAAGAAGAATGCTGCGCGATTCTGTACACCGCGCCTATAATCCCGAACAGACTCTGCTCCACTGGCACTATGTCCGCTCTTCGGAAAAAAGAAATATACTTCCCTACTGCAACACTGCGGATTACATTATAAATACTTCTATGCCGTTCGAGGTTCCGATTTACCGTCCGAAACTTATCGAACATTTTAAGGAATGGGAGAAAAAATACGAAGGCGATCCTTTAAGAGAAGACGCTTACGTCAGGGCATCGCGTACCAGAAAAATGCTCGAGGCAATTGAGCCGGTTGAAGACGATTCTCCGATTCCGGGTGATTCTGTGTTGAGGGAATTTATAGGCGGAAGCACATTAAATTATCATTGA
- a CDS encoding diacylglycerol kinase family lipid kinase produces MKVFHLNNPASGNGNGSKLFHKINKEFEPDVKKLEAVQTEYAGHATEIVKNLDFENYDLLALSGGDGSLFEAINGYFLNSSSRKIPVGIIPVGRGNAFARDLDLHPEDWCKAVKKISAAKTKHVDVGYCRTGNDQFYFINILGLGFVTDVAQTAFKLRAFGHLSYILGVLHRTVSLKPFTLKMEIDGKKIERENVFVEISNSRYTGKDFLMAPDASVDDGLLDITLLNKLSRTRLLQCLPKIFTGEHIKMKEVETFKAKKIKIETEPVKKLTPDGQLTGTTPIEIECLNKSLAVITGN; encoded by the coding sequence ATGAAAGTATTTCATCTTAATAATCCCGCATCCGGCAATGGAAACGGATCTAAACTTTTTCATAAAATAAATAAAGAATTTGAGCCGGATGTAAAAAAACTGGAAGCCGTACAAACCGAATATGCCGGTCACGCGACCGAAATAGTAAAAAACCTCGACTTCGAAAACTATGATCTACTTGCGCTCTCGGGGGGAGACGGCTCGCTGTTCGAAGCTATAAACGGTTATTTCCTGAACAGTTCGTCGAGAAAAATTCCTGTCGGAATTATACCCGTCGGAAGAGGCAATGCTTTTGCTAGGGACCTGGACCTTCATCCCGAAGACTGGTGCAAAGCAGTTAAAAAAATATCTGCCGCAAAGACCAAACATGTTGATGTCGGTTATTGCAGAACCGGAAACGATCAGTTCTATTTCATAAATATTCTCGGTCTGGGATTTGTTACAGATGTGGCGCAAACAGCTTTTAAATTAAGAGCCTTCGGCCATCTCTCTTATATATTAGGAGTTTTGCACAGGACTGTTTCTTTAAAACCTTTCACGCTGAAAATGGAAATTGACGGCAAAAAAATAGAGAGGGAGAATGTTTTTGTTGAGATCTCAAACTCGCGCTATACGGGAAAGGATTTTCTGATGGCCCCCGATGCGTCGGTCGACGACGGGCTGCTCGACATTACGCTTCTCAACAAATTATCGAGAACCCGGCTTCTTCAGTGTCTGCCCAAGATATTTACGGGCGAGCATATTAAAATGAAAGAAGTGGAGACATTTAAGGCAAAAAAAATAAAAATTGAGACGGAGCCGGTGAAAAAATTAACGCCCGATGGGCAACTTACAGGTACTACTCCGATAGAAATCGAATGCTTAAATAAATCACTCGCAGTTATTACGGGGAATTAG
- a CDS encoding type 1 glutamine amidotransferase domain-containing protein: protein MKSLSGKKILLFIDDVYEDLELWYPKLRLIEEGASVVVAGPEANKVYQGKNGYPCKSDASYKDLEEKDFDGLVTPGGFAPDKLRRDPKVLQLTKQFNNSGKMIAHICHGGWITISAKIMKGYRSTSTPGIKDDIENAGAVWVDEPVVVDRNMISSRRPDDLPRFCSSIIEYLSK from the coding sequence ATGAAATCGCTATCGGGTAAAAAAATATTATTATTTATTGACGATGTTTATGAAGATCTGGAGCTGTGGTATCCCAAACTCCGGCTTATCGAAGAAGGTGCGTCGGTTGTTGTTGCCGGCCCCGAGGCCAATAAAGTTTATCAGGGAAAGAACGGCTATCCATGCAAGTCCGACGCATCTTACAAAGATCTGGAGGAAAAAGACTTCGATGGACTTGTAACACCGGGAGGATTTGCGCCCGATAAGCTGAGAAGGGACCCGAAAGTTCTCCAGCTGACCAAACAGTTCAACAACTCGGGGAAAATGATAGCACATATTTGTCATGGCGGATGGATTACAATCTCGGCTAAAATAATGAAAGGTTACAGGTCCACATCAACACCCGGAATAAAAGACGATATTGAGAATGCCGGGGCCGTCTGGGTGGATGAACCGGTGGTGGTTGACCGCAACATGATTTCAAGCAGGCGACCGGACGATCTTCCCCGGTTTTGCAGTTCAATAATAGAATATCTTTCAAAATAA
- a CDS encoding alpha/beta hydrolase-fold protein — protein MKKIFITVYVSFIFVGLLPAQTGDAGPVTLNRTEVHRISSVSNGETYPVFISLPSGYGATDKKYPVVYMLDAYSSFGIVMQSAKLLAFNKELPDLIIVGISSEGGSKEFNYNRGRDYTPTTVTQNNRPGNREVILPASGGADRFLSFITNELIPFVESRYNIISGDRTLIGHSLGGLFVTYSLLKNPDAFLRYVMISPALFWDDNYILKMESGLYKTGKSLNIIIYTSVGSLESDIFKTPWTDFVDSLKSRNYSGLRLIPEIADNETHYTIIPHLVTRGLISVFKENLIIR, from the coding sequence ATGAAAAAAATTTTTATCACTGTTTACGTCTCTTTTATTTTCGTAGGCCTACTACCGGCCCAGACAGGTGATGCCGGTCCGGTAACTCTCAACAGAACCGAAGTCCATAGAATCTCATCTGTCTCGAACGGAGAGACATACCCTGTATTTATCTCTCTTCCGTCGGGTTACGGAGCGACTGATAAAAAGTATCCGGTTGTTTATATGCTCGATGCCTATTCATCTTTCGGAATAGTAATGCAATCTGCCAAGCTGCTTGCTTTCAACAAAGAACTGCCCGACCTTATTATTGTCGGAATTTCATCCGAAGGAGGTTCAAAGGAATTTAATTACAACAGGGGCAGGGATTATACTCCTACAACAGTAACACAAAACAATCGGCCGGGAAACCGGGAGGTAATTCTTCCAGCGTCGGGCGGCGCCGACAGATTTCTCTCGTTTATCACAAACGAATTAATTCCTTTCGTTGAATCCAGGTACAATATTATTTCAGGCGACAGAACATTGATTGGACACTCCCTGGGCGGGCTTTTTGTAACATATTCCCTTCTGAAAAATCCGGACGCCTTTCTAAGATACGTAATGATAAGCCCCGCTCTATTCTGGGACGACAATTATATTCTAAAAATGGAGAGCGGTCTTTATAAGACGGGAAAATCTCTCAATATAATAATATATACTTCTGTAGGCTCTCTTGAGTCGGATATTTTTAAAACACCATGGACAGATTTTGTGGATTCCCTGAAATCCCGGAATTATTCTGGTCTTAGATTGATTCCGGAAATTGCTGATAATGAAACACACTATACCATCATACCTCATCTTGTAACTCGCGGATTAATATCGGTCTTCAAAGAAAATTTAATAATCCGATAA
- a CDS encoding carbonic anhydrase, with the protein MKLHKFFLFIAFYASSILLNAQHENSAGADEALKKLMEGNQRFIEFKQTHPNQNETRLKEIATSQNPFAIIVGCSDSRVPPEIIFDLGIGDLFIIRNAGNVVDDFALASIEYAVEHLGVKLIVVLGHERCGAVDATIKGGHLPGHLNSLTNEIKPSIGSAKRITGDLLTNVIYSNTKRIAGQISASGELMKEFIESKGVKVIPAYYDLDSGKVELF; encoded by the coding sequence ATGAAACTTCATAAATTCTTTTTATTTATCGCATTCTACGCTTCATCAATTTTATTAAATGCTCAACACGAAAATTCCGCCGGTGCTGATGAGGCGCTGAAAAAATTGATGGAGGGGAATCAGAGATTTATTGAATTCAAACAAACACATCCCAATCAGAATGAAACGCGGTTGAAGGAAATCGCAACTTCCCAGAATCCTTTTGCAATAATTGTCGGCTGCTCAGATTCCCGCGTTCCTCCAGAAATAATCTTCGATCTCGGAATCGGCGATCTATTTATAATCCGGAATGCCGGAAATGTAGTTGACGATTTTGCTCTTGCAAGTATTGAGTATGCCGTCGAACATCTTGGTGTTAAATTGATTGTTGTTCTCGGTCATGAACGCTGCGGCGCTGTTGATGCTACAATTAAAGGCGGCCACCTCCCCGGGCACCTGAACAGTCTGACCAACGAAATAAAACCTTCGATCGGGTCGGCTAAAAGAATTACCGGAGATCTGCTAACTAATGTTATTTATTCCAACACGAAAAGAATAGCCGGACAAATATCGGCTTCCGGGGAATTAATGAAGGAGTTTATCGAGAGTAAGGGAGTTAAGGTTATTCCGGCTTATTATGACCTGGATTCGGGAAAAGTTGAATTATTTTAA
- a CDS encoding RNA pseudouridine synthase translates to MTPASIENINLLYSDPNIIAVDKPEGIASISENDTSIETIHSLLEKKFEQKIYVVHRIDKEVSGIILFAKNPETHKYLNRLFESRSIKKNYTALVHGSIKNDTGRIDKPIREFGSGRMGIDEKNGKRSITDYKLLKKYKNFSLLDISIITGRRHQIRVHLYSIDHPIAGDLRYGDKNIQSGFPRLMLHAGRIEFELKNARKILIESRLPDSFTDYINQLSV, encoded by the coding sequence ATGACTCCAGCAAGCATAGAAAATATCAACCTGTTGTATAGCGACCCGAATATTATTGCCGTTGATAAACCGGAAGGAATTGCCTCGATTTCAGAAAACGATACCTCAATTGAAACGATACATTCCCTGCTTGAAAAAAAATTCGAACAGAAAATTTACGTCGTCCACAGGATTGACAAAGAAGTGAGCGGAATTATTCTGTTTGCAAAGAATCCGGAAACTCACAAATACTTAAACAGACTGTTCGAATCTAGATCCATAAAAAAGAATTATACAGCACTCGTTCACGGATCAATAAAAAATGATACGGGAAGGATCGATAAACCGATTCGTGAATTCGGTTCGGGAAGAATGGGGATTGATGAAAAGAACGGCAAGAGGAGTATCACCGATTATAAACTTCTAAAAAAGTATAAGAATTTTTCACTGCTCGATATATCAATCATTACAGGAAGGCGGCACCAGATTCGCGTTCATCTCTATTCAATTGATCACCCGATCGCAGGCGATTTAAGATACGGTGACAAGAATATTCAGAGCGGATTTCCACGGCTGATGCTCCACGCCGGAAGAATTGAGTTCGAACTGAAGAACGCAAGGAAGATTCTTATAGAATCCCGTCTGCCGGATTCGTTTACGGATTATATAAATCAGCTGTCTGTATAA
- a CDS encoding DUF6174 domain-containing protein, translating into MKIKIFFLLIVLFFVSCDENPFESVSNRASEEYQNWKSFGINDYTIIQQRIANFSGTDQAVKIFVNNNQITDIRDTSGTVQIPPENWKWYRSVDQLFELLIDIKNTQPNQYQVVYEDTYRYPTQLFISSGTVKSSEAFSFITVGLAIQN; encoded by the coding sequence ATGAAGATAAAAATCTTTTTTTTACTTATTGTTTTATTTTTCGTCAGCTGCGATGAGAATCCTTTTGAAAGCGTTTCCAACAGAGCTTCTGAAGAATATCAGAATTGGAAGTCGTTTGGAATTAATGATTACACAATTATCCAGCAGAGAATTGCTAACTTTTCAGGTACCGATCAGGCTGTTAAAATTTTTGTCAACAACAATCAGATAACCGATATAAGAGACACCAGCGGTACCGTACAGATCCCGCCGGAAAATTGGAAATGGTACCGGTCTGTTGATCAGCTGTTCGAACTGCTGATTGATATTAAAAACACGCAGCCCAATCAGTACCAGGTTGTATACGAAGACACATACCGTTATCCGACTCAGCTTTTTATTTCTTCCGGAACTGTTAAATCTTCGGAGGCTTTTAGCTTTATAACCGTAGGTCTTGCTATACAAAATTAA
- a CDS encoding LamG domain-containing protein produces MIRENIYKILLIIVCSFSTGLFAQSKPGQVTWQVDNLNKIGGNPITLFGNPVEVETEKGKSVRFDGVDDGIIVHANPIDGANSFTVEIIFKPDTSSNPVNKEQRFLHIQAPGYEPRRMLIELRLTDGNKWFLDTHINADTTFRTLYAENYIHPLQEWYHAVLVYDKGVVRHFVNGREEMSGTINYIPIKDGNVSLGMRMNKRSFFKGEIKLVRFTDRALTPEEFLDEI; encoded by the coding sequence ATGATCCGGGAAAATATTTATAAGATTCTCTTAATTATTGTTTGTTCTTTTTCAACAGGTTTGTTTGCTCAGAGTAAGCCGGGGCAGGTTACCTGGCAGGTCGATAACTTAAATAAAATCGGTGGAAATCCAATTACTCTATTCGGGAATCCGGTTGAAGTAGAAACCGAAAAAGGAAAATCAGTAAGGTTCGACGGAGTTGATGACGGAATCATTGTTCATGCCAACCCGATTGACGGCGCAAATTCTTTCACCGTTGAAATTATTTTCAAACCGGATACATCATCAAACCCGGTGAATAAAGAACAGCGCTTTTTGCACATTCAGGCTCCCGGGTATGAACCAAGAAGAATGTTAATTGAGTTAAGACTCACCGATGGGAACAAGTGGTTTCTGGATACACATATAAATGCCGATACAACATTCAGAACGCTCTACGCGGAAAATTATATTCATCCGCTGCAGGAGTGGTATCATGCCGTTCTCGTTTATGATAAGGGAGTTGTCCGTCATTTCGTAAACGGTCGGGAGGAAATGTCCGGCACAATTAACTATATCCCGATCAAAGACGGAAATGTATCTTTAGGCATGAGAATGAATAAGCGATCTTTTTTTAAGGGAGAAATAAAACTGGTCAGGTTTACGGATCGGGCCCTGACGCCCGAAGAATTTCTTGATGAAATTTAA
- a CDS encoding SDR family oxidoreductase, whose translation MKILFIGGTGVISSSCTQLLIEKGCDLYLLNRGKSFRKPPSKANILTAEINDINSVRAALDNHHFDSVVDWIAFNENDVGRDYGLFKDRTKQYVFISSASAYQKPPVKLPITEDVPLVNPFWKYSQSKIDCENFLMEKYKHDGFPVTICRPSHTYDRTKPALKMGYLPFYRMKTGKKIIIHGDGNNLWTLTHTKDFAKGFVGLIGNPNTIGEAYHITSDKTLTWNQIAETLASKAGFELNPVHIPVDFIALQDKEWGAELFGDKAYDTVFDNSKIKKIVPDFNAVIPFESGAEEIADWYSDPANQIVNTELDELMDRIVAEFELKKPGT comes from the coding sequence ATGAAAATACTCTTCATAGGCGGAACGGGTGTTATCAGCTCTTCTTGTACCCAATTGTTAATAGAAAAAGGCTGCGACTTATATCTTCTTAACAGAGGCAAATCATTTAGAAAACCTCCTTCAAAAGCCAACATTCTTACAGCGGAGATAAATGACATAAATTCAGTCAGGGCTGCATTAGATAATCATCATTTCGATTCAGTTGTTGATTGGATTGCTTTTAATGAAAACGACGTCGGGCGCGACTACGGACTTTTTAAAGACCGGACAAAACAATATGTTTTTATCAGCTCTGCTTCAGCATATCAAAAACCGCCAGTAAAACTCCCAATCACTGAAGATGTGCCGCTTGTTAATCCATTCTGGAAATACTCTCAATCAAAAATCGATTGCGAAAATTTCCTTATGGAGAAATATAAACACGACGGATTTCCTGTAACTATTTGCCGACCGTCCCATACGTACGACAGGACAAAGCCGGCGCTTAAAATGGGTTATCTTCCTTTTTACAGAATGAAGACAGGCAAGAAAATAATCATTCACGGCGACGGTAATAATCTATGGACACTTACTCACACAAAAGATTTTGCGAAGGGATTTGTAGGACTGATCGGCAATCCCAATACCATTGGCGAAGCATATCACATAACCTCGGATAAAACTCTTACTTGGAATCAGATAGCAGAGACCCTGGCATCTAAGGCGGGATTTGAACTGAATCCGGTACATATCCCGGTTGATTTTATTGCGCTGCAGGATAAAGAATGGGGCGCTGAGCTCTTCGGCGATAAGGCTTATGATACTGTATTCGATAATTCAAAGATCAAAAAAATCGTACCGGATTTTAACGCAGTTATCCCTTTTGAATCCGGTGCGGAAGAGATAGCCGACTGGTATTCGGATCCCGCAAATCAAATTGTCAACACGGAACTCGACGAATTGATGGATCGAATCGTTGCAGAATTCGAGTTAAAAAAACCCGGTACATAA
- a CDS encoding copper homeostasis protein CutC has protein sequence MAEIIFEACVESLASALSSEKCGAKRIELCADLGIGGITPDYGLIETCLENLKIPVNVLIRPRGGNFTYTEEELNKMRQDIIFCRNNGAHGVVIGILLEDGSVDTNRLSEMIDLAGPMSITFHRAFDVAGDPIAVLDSLIELGINRLLTSGQKNDALSGIDTIQRLVEHAKERIIIMPGGGINENNIHRIIRETGIREIHGSARIVSGSGAERITVFSEKKLSEMIKAIKEFQH, from the coding sequence ATGGCTGAGATTATTTTTGAGGCATGCGTGGAATCGCTTGCATCTGCACTTTCTTCAGAAAAGTGCGGCGCAAAAAGAATTGAATTATGTGCCGATCTGGGTATTGGAGGAATTACTCCGGATTATGGATTGATTGAAACCTGTCTTGAAAATCTGAAAATACCGGTTAATGTTTTGATCCGTCCGCGCGGGGGCAATTTTACTTATACCGAAGAAGAACTCAATAAAATGAGGCAGGATATTATTTTCTGCAGGAATAACGGTGCGCACGGAGTAGTAATCGGAATTTTACTTGAAGACGGATCGGTGGATACTAATAGATTATCAGAAATGATAGATTTGGCAGGACCAATGAGCATTACTTTTCACCGTGCGTTTGACGTTGCGGGAGACCCGATCGCCGTGCTCGATTCATTAATAGAACTCGGTATAAACCGTTTATTAACTAGCGGACAGAAAAATGACGCTCTTTCCGGAATCGATACAATTCAGAGATTGGTTGAGCACGCAAAAGAAAGAATAATAATTATGCCGGGCGGCGGAATAAACGAAAACAATATTCACAGGATAATCAGAGAAACCGGCATAAGGGAGATACACGGTTCTGCTCGCATTGTATCCGGATCGGGTGCTGAGAGGATAACTGTTTTCTCTGAAAAGAAATTATCGGAAATGATTAAAGCAATAAAAGAATTTCAGCATTAA
- a CDS encoding M64 family metallopeptidase — MKTIQILIILLFPFLINAQTVNFNEYFEDQTMRIDYFHIGDSVTEIITIDFIYKYGIWAGSTKNLIDNFNNGAYYHKIYDLNSGRLIYSKGFDSYFKEYQTTGEAVNGIQRSFHESAIIPYPKSKIKFVIEKRDKRNQLNEIFSTIINPDDLYIIKDPIADAGVRTINSHKSGDPHNRVDVVIIGDGYTAGESEKFDRDLKRFTDVLLNHEPYKKHKDKFNVYGIFKASAESGIDEPGANVYKKTVLNTTYYAMGSERYILTEDNRTLRDIASHVPYDAIYIMVNGSRYGGGGLYNTYCTFVADNQFCNYLFLHEFGHSFAGLADEYYTSETAYNDMYTEGIEPVEPNITRLYDKNNLKWKNHITPGIEIPTPWEKEEYDRTDYAWQTIRKQMNNNIAKMKRENEREAIIKAAQAEYDAKDKARSEEVDKYLKSSKFIGKVGAFEGAGYNAKGMYRSMLDCIMFTKGAKPFCKVCEEHIAKVIMHYAE; from the coding sequence ATGAAGACGATTCAAATCCTTATCATATTATTATTTCCATTTCTTATTAACGCGCAAACGGTAAACTTCAATGAGTATTTCGAAGATCAGACCATGCGGATCGACTATTTTCATATTGGTGATTCCGTCACCGAAATTATAACAATCGATTTTATATATAAGTACGGAATATGGGCCGGGAGCACTAAGAACCTGATCGATAATTTCAATAACGGGGCATACTATCATAAAATTTATGATCTGAATTCAGGCCGTTTAATTTATTCCAAAGGATTCGACAGTTATTTCAAAGAATATCAGACGACAGGAGAAGCCGTAAACGGAATTCAAAGATCTTTTCACGAAAGCGCGATCATTCCTTATCCTAAATCTAAAATTAAATTTGTGATTGAAAAACGGGACAAGCGGAATCAGTTAAATGAAATTTTTTCAACTATTATAAATCCAGACGACCTCTACATAATAAAAGATCCAATCGCTGATGCCGGAGTGAGGACAATCAACAGCCACAAATCGGGCGATCCGCATAACAGGGTTGATGTTGTAATTATAGGCGACGGCTACACTGCCGGTGAATCCGAAAAGTTCGACCGCGATCTCAAGAGGTTTACAGATGTTTTATTAAATCACGAACCGTATAAGAAACACAAAGATAAATTTAATGTGTACGGAATATTCAAAGCTTCTGCCGAAAGCGGAATTGATGAGCCTGGCGCCAATGTTTATAAGAAAACGGTTCTTAACACAACTTATTACGCAATGGGATCGGAAAGATACATACTCACAGAGGATAACAGAACTCTGCGCGATATAGCCTCTCATGTTCCATATGACGCGATTTATATTATGGTAAACGGATCGCGATACGGAGGCGGGGGACTGTACAACACATACTGCACTTTCGTTGCCGATAATCAGTTCTGCAACTATCTATTCCTTCATGAATTCGGACATTCGTTCGCGGGCCTTGCCGATGAATATTATACTTCCGAAACAGCGTATAACGATATGTATACCGAAGGAATTGAACCCGTTGAACCGAATATTACCCGTCTCTACGACAAAAATAATCTGAAATGGAAAAATCATATTACTCCTGGAATTGAAATACCAACTCCCTGGGAAAAAGAGGAATATGATAGAACTGATTATGCTTGGCAGACAATCAGAAAACAGATGAACAACAACATTGCAAAAATGAAAAGAGAAAATGAACGGGAAGCAATAATAAAAGCTGCACAGGCTGAGTATGATGCAAAAGATAAAGCACGGAGCGAGGAAGTGGATAAATATTTGAAATCATCAAAGTTTATTGGAAAGGTCGGTGCTTTTGAGGGTGCGGGCTACAACGCCAAGGGAATGTACAGGTCGATGCTCGATTGTATTATGTTTACAAAAGGCGCTAAACCATTCTGCAAAGTCTGCGAAGAGCATATTGCTAAAGTAATAATGCATTACGCTGAGTAG
- a CDS encoding CopD family protein, with product MSGFVINNFIHLLTAVIWIGGMIYTNIVFMPSLSVIEPSQRGAMLGAVAKRFTIVSWTSMLVLLVSGFFKTPEEMLFTTSNSYGLMITIKHIMFLAMIVFGALITFKFAPVLRKGAPRPGEKPSAEFLDAQKKLKILSTTNMILGIGVLLAVSLY from the coding sequence ATGTCCGGTTTTGTTATAAATAATTTTATTCATCTATTAACTGCAGTAATCTGGATTGGAGGAATGATCTACACAAATATTGTGTTTATGCCTTCGCTTTCAGTTATTGAGCCATCGCAAAGGGGGGCAATGCTCGGCGCGGTTGCAAAACGGTTCACTATAGTGTCGTGGACAAGCATGCTTGTTCTTCTGGTAAGCGGATTTTTCAAAACACCGGAGGAGATGCTCTTTACAACTTCCAACAGTTACGGATTAATGATTACAATTAAGCACATCATGTTCCTTGCAATGATTGTATTCGGAGCGCTGATAACTTTCAAGTTTGCCCCGGTACTCAGAAAAGGAGCTCCCCGTCCGGGTGAAAAACCTTCGGCAGAATTTCTCGACGCACAGAAAAAACTGAAGATACTCTCAACAACGAATATGATTCTTGGCATCGGCGTCCTGCTTGCTGTATCTCTCTATTAA